GACATGGCCGAGTCCTAATTAAAGATCATACAAAATTGCAGTATTCTTTTAGAATagtattattcaattcaatatgTGATTAAAACCATTTGGTTGAGGTTAGCAACCACAACCATCATGACTAACTGACAAACCGTGCACCACAACCACTTGTTACACACAGAACATTTGTGCAGGGTTCTCCACATCAGCACTAGGACcacctgactttttttcttttttcatacatctgattggtccatatttgatagttctccaaaagtcaccaaattttgcacgcaagccaggcctggtgatacatttgatattttgtggtttgcattaatgatcgtggcaagatggctcaacagcgccctctagaaaacttttctctgccataacttttgaatagtttgacataaagactcgtgggtggtgtcatctgacttagttttgagtccttgaccttcattggtgcaaattgcacgcgcaagggcccgttcatcgctgcttgcagctttaattgtagtttgtaagtggttgacaggtagttattttagattacTTGTAAACCTTAAAATGGAATACTGGACCtcagttgggctggtgggacagaaGTAGAAAATGTATCTTACTTTTAAATCCAAAATTTGACAGGTATGCTAGTTTAGCATGGCATATTGAGAGTAGAGCACTTTTATTGTGACTCCAACAATACCTGTGAACAAATTAATTTCAGAGTTATCTTCCTATTTTCCTTGGAGTGGGATTTGTTTTTTATGACTATACAtggtggagttttttttttaaatactgccTGATATAATGTATGTGAATGTAATTGGTGTTCCTGCATCAGAAAAACAATGCAAGGTAGCTTTAAGATTCCTATAATACATTTAGAACAATATGGTcattcacatttttattttttatttttttgcaggcatttctttattttcttgtctGTCTCTTATCCACTGAAGCCACTCAGTGTTTCTCTTAAACACATTTAAGCATCTGTgtgttagaatagaatagaatagaatagaatagtttattatcattatacatgggtacagtgagattaaaagtAGCATCACCtttccagtgcaagacagtgcGAATAGatacaagaaatataaataatataaaaaggttaaggtgcatttttaaATAGTCAAATCAAGACCTGAAATCCTATCTACAGATAATAACATATAACTacacatgtggtggaatattggaCAGATAGGCCGGGAAAaagtatttcatttttttttttttttttatttattttgtacatgtaaaaaacaacaattcaggAGATGAtaagaacataaacccccgagcaattattacataaacagtggcaaggaaaaactcccctttaggaggaagaaaccttgagcaggaccaggatcataaggggggaccctcctgccgaaggccagactgggggagtcggggacgtcagcagcacacagcaggcaggtggaagcagcagcgggatgaccagaggggggggagcgcaggcaggtggaagcatcagcgggatgaccagagggggggggggcgcaggcaggtggaagcagtagcgggatgaccagagggggggaccacaggccagcacgcagctcctgaagctccgacctgcaaacatgcacaaaagagaaaaaagggggccagcacaagaaactacaggtacgatggacaaaaatgatggctatgagatgcTGTCGTGTCGTCAGCGAACTTCACTATGAGGTTGTTGTTATGGGTTGGACTGTCATTGGTGTACAGGCTGTACAGGAGGGGGCTCAGCCCTGTGGAGAGCCGGTGCTCAGCATGCGGGTGGAGGACAGGTGGAGGCCGAGTCTCACAGTCTGGGGTCGGTTGGTGAGAATGTTTTTGATCCAGGTGAGAGGGCCGATGgtggtcagttttttttttttcttaatatttttatccccgatttttttcccatttttcatcacccagtgctctacctaagctacagtcctgggcattgctccctctagcAACCCCGGGaccaccagacagggtggggtttctccggccggacgtagcgcggccagaggcaaactccacacagaaagatcctttcaccaaccccacccagggtgtgggcactgaagtcctgggggaactaacacgcacttcagcgcccacagcgtccccggtggTATTGCGgtattgaacccaggaccttcttgctgtgagacggctgcactaccagcggcgccaccgtgcccccaatGGTGGTCAGTTTTGTAATGAGGATGTCTGGGATTATTGTGTTAAATGCTTCGTCACCAAATGCGACGACGAGCATCAGAAGAGCCTCTGAAGGTGAAGTTCAGCTGCTCCGTTTCTGGTCTGTTGACTTGTTTTTCTCTGGGAGGGCTTTattctcctgctgcagctgagatggaaaagagaggatgaagacgGGAACAGAGGAGATGTTGGGGAGAAGAGtttggagaggaggaggagaggaggtgaagtcGCTGAGCTACTGGTCAACGGCCTTCTCTCTGCTGGACTTTTTGAAAATCCGGCTGAAccaactttttttcttcaccaccttttccttctttttgttctctcccttttccttttctttatcatgctcttcatctttttctttgatGTCATTCAAatctttttgtactttttcatcTCTTCTTTCCTCATCTCCCCTTTGTtttttgaagaagaagaaacgtctcttctttttctcctttttaacaatcttctcctcctccaggattctctctttctcttctgaTTGTGTCTCCAGCTGCAGtttctcatcctcctcttccaatTCTTTCTCCTGTGCTGCTTCATCTTCCTTTTCCTCCACACTTTCCACCTCTCTCTTGAGTCCTTCACAGTCTTTGTCTGTTTTGAGTTTGGTATCACAGAtttgtttcttttccatttCCAGGTCCTTCCgacccatttcctcttctttcTTGTTCTCCATTAAAATCTCAATCTCTCCCTGCAGTTTCTTCTTCTCATTCTGCAGCTTTACAAGATGTTCCTCTTCTCGTACCTTCATTTTCTTCATCTCAGCTTTCTCCACATCCATATTGCACTGCAACAGTTGCAGGTCTGTCCTCTTCTCCTCCAGATCAAGCATTGCTGCTTGTAACTCTTCCATCTCCATCTCATGTGTTTTCTTGCCCTCCATCActatcttttcttctctttgcaAGCTTTCCTTCTGCTCTTTCAGATCCATCTTTTCCTTctggttttcttgttttatttcttcagtCTGTCTTTTGAGCTCTTCCAGGATCATTTTCTCATTTGCAACCTCGATCTCTCTTTCCTTGAACAGTTGCCTTTCATTTTTCAGTTTGGTTAGAGCCTCCTTCAGCCGGAACCAGGATTTTTCCTGTTCCTGCTTCTGCTGGAGATGGATCTCCATCTTGTTCTCTtccagttttagttttttctctttGAGGGCTTTATTCTCCTCCCGCTGCTGCTGGAGTTGCTCTCTCAGTTCAGCTCTGTTCGAGTCCAAGTTCTTGTGGATCATCAGCATTATTTCCATTTCCTCTTCACGATCCACTATTTCACACTCCAGTTTATTGCTGCAGTCGGTCAGGAAAgcatttccttttttgcagtctTCAATCTCCATTTGGAGTTGGCGAAAATCATCTGAGACCTGGGACTGAGCTCTATCGCTGGGAGAGCTCACAAGTCCCTGTGTGGGGCTTGGACGTTCGTTAGGAGCTCCATCCCTGGGAGAGCTCACAAGTCCCTGTGTGGGGCTTGGACGTTCGTTAGGAGCTCCATCCCTGGGAGAGCTCACAAGTCCCTGTGTGGGGCTTGGATGTCCGTTAGGAGCTCCATCCCTGGGAGAGCTCACAAGTCCCTGTGTGGGTTTTGGACGTTCGTTAGGAGCTCCATCGCTGGGAGAGCTCACAAGTCCCTGTGTGGGGCTTGGACGTTCGTTAGGAGCTCCATCCCTGGGAGAGCTCACAAGTCCCTGTGTGGGGCTTGGACGTTCGTTAGGAGCTCCATCGCTGGGAGAGCTCACAAGTCCCTGTGTGGGGCTTGGACGTTCGTTAGGAGCTCCATCCCTGGGAGAGCTCACAAGTCCCTGTGTGGGGCTTGGACGTTCGTTAGGAGCTCCATCGCTGGGAGAGCTCACAAGTCCCTGTCTGGGTCTTGGACGTCGTCTAGAAGGCATTTCTACGATCAACACGGTAGCTAATGTGTCAGGAAATGTGGGTTTAAGGTTCTGAAGCGTTTTCTGAGGTTTTTTCCGAGTCGTAGACTTGGTTTCCACCAGAGAGTCTCGCAACAGGTTGTGTCTTGAAGGATTCAAGATACTACGGTTTTAAAATGTGTCAGTAAGATGTAGGTTTGAAGTTCTGAAGCGTTTTCTGAGGTTTTTTCCAAGTCGTAGACTTGGTTTCCACCAGAGAGTCTCGCAACAGGTTGTGTCTTGAAGGATTCAAGATACTACGGTTTTAAAATGTGTCAGTAAGATGTAGGTTTGAAGTTCTGAAGCGTTTTCTGAGGTTTTTTCCAAGTCGTAGACTTGGTTTCCACCAGAGAGTCTCGCAACAGGTCGTGTCTTGAAAGATTCAAGATACTACGGTTTTAAAATGTGTCAGTAAATGTAGGTTTGAAGTTCTGAAGCGTTTTCTGAGGTTTTTTCCGAGTCGTTAGACGGGGTTTTCACCAGAGAATCTTGCAACAGGTAGCGTGTTGAAAGTTCAATACACTATGATTCTGTGCGGAGTTTCACGGAATTTATAGAGTAACGTGCTTTGACGTCACTTAGAAtgttgtggttgtggttgtcatggtaaccTTTGATCTCGCTGAACTAAATACGTCAACGTGACGAATGCGGACGTGATGACGTCACGTGGACAGGCGATCCAACATGGCGGCGCCCGGTCACTGAGGAAAACtattgttttgactttttttttttacttttttctaacACAAACTCCAGCCCCATACGTCGATCACTAACCGGAATACTTTCACCACTAATGGAGCAGTTAGCAGACCTAGAGGAATATATCGATCACTCCTACAAcagctgcaacatggacaacaaCCCGCAGGACTCATCTACggtgcagtgcgtttggcccttgtcggccaccgtactcaCCCGACCCAAACACACGGAGAAAACCCTTCATCACAGACACAGATGATCTGAAACCACGACAGAAGTCCAGGTGAGTACTGCTTTATAAACACAACACTGGATTTACTGGTGACACTTCATGAGGAAATTAAATAACTTCGCACAAACCTGGattacaaccagtactggagttgagggaggatgaggggggatgagtgggatgaggggatgaggggggacggcatcccccctgaaataaaaacggtccaaatcatccccctgtaaaactgccatcccccctttccatcccttatgtcatttcattaatgaatgtggttttacagctatttcaacatttagagtcaccaccagaaaaataacaccagaaaaataacttatttgaccattttcacctgtttcaagtaaattttcacttgaaataagtagaaaaatctgccagtgggacaagatttataacataaaattatgttatattaggatattattatattattacatgctattatagtattacatatattactttatattttatCATGCTATATTATATAACTCTATATGATaatcatttatttgtttatttatttatacatttttcaaattaatattcttaatttatttatctactttcattatattatttacacacacacacacacacacacacacacacacacacacacacacacacacacacacctagatacatattGTAACTCGATGtcgtcttttgttgttgtttgtactgtatgttaataaaagaaaaaaaaatatttttacattaaCAGGTAAATTAAGATATGTGAATATAATCGTTATAGCTTTTACAGATATAAC
This DNA window, taken from Cololabis saira isolate AMF1-May2022 chromosome 6, fColSai1.1, whole genome shotgun sequence, encodes the following:
- the LOC133446286 gene encoding uncharacterized protein LOC133446286 produces the protein MPSRRRPRPRQGLVSSPSDGAPNERPSPTQGLVSSPRDGAPNERPSPTQGLVSSPSDGAPNERPSPTQGLVSSPRDGAPNERPSPTQGLVSSPSDGAPNERPKPTQGLVSSPRDGAPNGHPSPTQGLVSSPRDGAPNERPSPTQGLVSSPRDGAPNERPSPTQGLVSSPSDRAQSQVSDDFRQLQMEIEDCKKGNAFLTDCSNKLECEIVDREEEMEIMLMIHKNLDSNRAELREQLQQQREENKALKEKKLKLEENKMEIHLQQKQEQEKSWFRLKEALTKLKNERQLFKEREIEVANEKMILEELKRQTEEIKQENQKEKMDLKEQKESLQREEKIVMEGKKTHEMEMEELQAAMLDLEEKRTDLQLLQCNMDVEKAEMKKMKVREEEHLVKLQNEKKKLQGEIEILMENKKEEEMGRKDLEMEKKQICDTKLKTDKDCEGLKRELQQENKALPEKNKSTDQKRSS